In the Paramormyrops kingsleyae isolate MSU_618 chromosome 6, PKINGS_0.4, whole genome shotgun sequence genome, one interval contains:
- the LOC140591818 gene encoding uncharacterized protein has translation MEDATFVAFCHFIADVFSGISKFSLLLQRNEIILPQAVCGLEKLLVTTEAMVVRPKPNGQLSEFLADMRLQRRQQQDEGEMAIYKFQTITLKGEASKLAGVMDATIKSTVKHLKARFSSLLGESASESDTTKAVKCFKIFNHDSWPENQEDLVDHGADDLAFLLDHFSTVLRRNGVITELAKEVCRLEAVNCQDVQRQDLPQPLGAHVDQRALLFRVQEHPAPCTYYAGPPCLSCSL, from the exons ATGGAAGATGCCACTTTTGTGGCCTTTTGCCATTTTATTGCAGACGTGTTCAGTGGCATTAGTAAGTTTAGCCTCCTACTTCAGAGGAATGAGATCATCCTACCTCAG GCAGTTTGCGGCCTTGAAAAACTGCTGGTGACCACAGAGGCAATGGTTGTGAGACCCAAGCCTAATGGACAACTGTCAGAGTTCCTGGCTGACATGAGGCTGCAGAGAAGGCAACAGCAGGATGAGGGTGAAATGGCAATCTACAAATTCCAG ACAATAACACTCAAAGGAGAGGCATCAAAGCTGGCAGGAGTAATGGATGCAACAATCAAATCCACTGTAAAACATCTGAAAGCAAGATTCAGTAGCCTCCTAG GGGAGAGTGCTTCTGAGTCTGACACAACTAAGGCTGTCAAATGCTTCAAAATTTTCAATCATGATAGCTGGCCAGAGAACCAAGAGGACTTAGTGGACCATGGTGCTGATGACCTTGCATTTCTATTGGATCACTTCTCCACAGTCCTGAGAAG AAATGGTGTAATCACTGAGCTTGCAAAAGAAGTTTGTAGGCTTGAAGCTGTTAATTGCCAGGATGTTCAAAGACAAGACCTACCTCAGCCTTTGGGAGCTCATGTTGACCAGAGAGCCCTACTGTTCAGAGTACAAG aacaTCCTGCACCTTGTACATATTATGCTGGTCCTCCCTGTCTCAGCTGCAGTTTGTGA